The following are from one region of the Juglans regia cultivar Chandler chromosome 10, Walnut 2.0, whole genome shotgun sequence genome:
- the LOC109004615 gene encoding agamous-like MADS-box protein AGL104, with product MGRVKLPIKRIENNTNRQVTFSKRRNGLVKKAYELSILCDIDIALIMFSPSGRLTHFSGKRRIEDVLTRYINMPDHERGGVVQNREFLLGTLKKLKTENGIALQLANPAENDSNHVEELRKEISNLQHQLHTAEQQLRIFEPDLVLPKSMEELESCENNLLEALRRVKQRKEDLIISNHLSAYQYPSSVQMYLDTKDGPVLPTSFENEAVNWFPENNGHNQNQICVGSEPSSCIPLRNQSSTEIYNQVDVGNATNIKMEACNMQGAAGCHIGNINPGSHDHDDDHVDGLPSWHHSFTASELLSALMPQTSFQLPPMMKEIAGTSCLSSMMSQQQAVEIASNCPPILLQSSDEDNANYDMNTLHALD from the exons ATGGGTCGTGTGAAACTCCCAATTAAGAGAATAGAAAACAATACGAATCGACAAGTCACCTTCTCCAAACGTAGAAATGGACTCGTTAAAAAGGCTTACGAGCTTTCCATTCTTTGTGACATTGATATTGCTCTCATTATGTTCTCCCCCTCTGGCCGTCTCACTCACTTCTCTGGCAAGAGAAG AATCGAGGATGTGCTTACACGTTACATAAATATGCCCGATCATGAAAGAGGAGG AGTTGTTCAGAACAGAGAG TTTTTACTCGGAACCCTAAAGAAACTCAAGACCGAAAATGGCATAGCCCTTCAACTTGCCAA TCCTGCGGAAAATGATTCTAATCATGTTGAG gaactcCGAAAAGAAATTAGCAATTTGCAACATCAGCTTCACACGGCCGAGCAGCAGTTAAG GATTTTTGAGCCGGACCTTGTGCTGCCGAAATCGATGGAGGAACTCGAATCGTGTGAGAATAACCTTTTGGAGGCCTTGAGGCGTGTCAAGCAAAGAAAG GAAGACCTTATAATTAGTAACCATTTATCTGCGTATCAATACCCATCCAGTGTGCAG ATGTACTTGGACACGAAAGATGGGCCGGTACTACCGACGTCTTTTGAAAATGAGGCTGTGAACTGGTTTCCAGAGAATAATGGACACAACCAGAACCAAATTTGCGTAGGATCTGAACCATCATCTTGTATCCCTCTCcg GAACCAATCCTCGACGGAGATTTATAATCAGGTCGACGTGGGTAATGCCACAAATATAAAGATGGAGGCATGCAACATGCAGGGAGCAGCTGGATGCCATATCGGCAATATCAATCCAGGtagtcatgatcatgatgatgatcatgttgATGGCTTACCGTCTTGGCATCATTCCTTCACTGCAAGCGAGCTCCTCTCTGCCTTGATGCCCCAAACATCCTTCCAGCTTCCTCCCATGATGAAG GAAATTGCAGGAACAAGCTGCCTTTCATCAATGATGTCGCAGCAACAGGCCGTAGAGATTGCATCAAACTGCCCACCAATATTATTGCAATCCAGTGATGAAGATAATGCAAACTATGACATGAACACGCTGCATGCCTTAGATTAA
- the LOC109004611 gene encoding pentatricopeptide repeat-containing protein At1g32415, mitochondrial isoform X2 has protein sequence MCAVSSRSFQLYSLSKSSTRLQCRFIYVRRFKTQITFSKTDYPKLTNNDSQLLHFLSEHSLPDARNMLEELPVGERHGRIRLWTSFLSKFSKSGFVDEARALFNIMPERNVVTYNAMLSGYVQSGRLSEACSFFGEMPERNVVSWTIMLCGLADAGRIDNARRLFEVMPERNIVSWNSMLAGLIRNKDLEEASLVFQLMPDKNIVSWNAMIAGYVENGRIEDAKALFDEMEEKNVVTWTSMMAGYCRVGNVDEGYSLFQRMPERNIVSWTAMISAFTRNSLYTEALLLFLEMSGDFEIKPNGETFISLAYACAGAGFARLGMQLHAQLIIKSWDHDDYDGRLHRSLIHMYSTFAQLEKAQHLFEMVPIRDKISWTSMIKGYFDVGQVSKACYLFHNMPQRDAVAWTAMISGLVQNELFAEATCLFSELRVHCVLPLNSTYSILLGAAGTLSYLDQGKQFHCMLIKTLYEFDLILENSLISMYAKCGEIGDAHIIFSNMTSRDLISWNSMIMGFSHHGLANEALKIFEDMLRSGAHPNPVTFLGVLSACSHAGLVSRGWELFNAMSDVYAIQKGLEHYICMINLLGRAGKLKEAEELVLRLPLEPDRAVWGSLLGVCSFHETTTEIARRAAQRLFELDPLNAAAHVVLCNIYRAKGWHVEGTMIRKKMQLEGVKKVPGCSWILLKGKAHVFLSGDKIPPQVDVMLSVLHGTASES, from the exons ATGTGTGCCGTTTCTTCCAGAAGCTTTCAGCTTTATTCTCTCTCAAAATCCTCAACTAGACTTCAATGCCGTTTCATTTATGTTCGTCGCTTCAAAACCCAGATCACATTTTCCAAGACCGATTACCCGAAACTCACTAACAATGACTCACAACTGCTCCATTTCCTTTCCGAACATAGTCTTCCGGATGCACGTAATATGCTTGAAGAATTGCCTGTTGGAGAACGGCATGGCCGAATCCGTCTTTGGACTTCGTTTCTGTCGAAGTTCTCGAAGAGTGGCTTTGTTGATGAAGCCCGGGCTCTCTTCAATATCATGCCTGAGAGGAATGTTGTTACTTATAATGCGATGTTGTCTGGGTACGTGCAGAGTGGGAGGTTGAGTGAGGCTTGTTCGTTCTTTGGCGAGATGCCGGAAAGGAATGTTGTGTCGTGGACTATAATGCTTTGTGGGTTGGCGGATGCAGGGAGGATAGACAATGCACGGAGGTTATTTGAGGTGATGCCAGAAAGGAATATTGTGTCTTGGAATTCCATGTTGGCAGGGTTGATTAGGAACAAGGATTTGGAGGAAGCAAGTCTGGTTTTTCAACTAATGCCAGATAAGAACATAGTTTCTTGGAATGCCATGATTGCAGGGTATGTTGAGAATGGTAGAATAGAAGATGCAAAAGCATTGTTTGATGAAATGGAAGAGAAGAATGTGGTCACTTGGACCAGCATGATGGCTGGTTACTGTAGGGTGGGTAATGTGGATGAGGGGTATAGTCTGTTTCAAAGAATGCCTGAGAGGAACATTGTCTCTTGGACAGCCATGATCAGTGCATTCACTCGGAATAGCTTATATACAGAGGCTTTGTTACTTTTTCTTGAAATGAGTGGGGATTTTGAAATAAAACCAAATGGAGAGACTTTCATTTCACTTGCCTATGCTTGTGCAGGTGCAGGTTTTGCTCGTCTTGGCATGCAATTGCATGCTCAACTGATTATTAAAAGTTGGGACCATGATGATTATGATGGCAGGCTACATAGGAGCCTCATTCACATGTACTCTACTTTTG CGCAGCTCGAAAAGGCTCAACATTTGTTTGAAATGGTACCCATCCGAGATAAGATCTCATGGACTTCTATGATTAAGGGCTATTTTGATGTTGGCCAAGTATCGAAGGCGTGTTATCTGTTTCATAATATGCCTCAAAGAGATGCAGTTGCGTGGACTGCAATGATTTCAGGACTTGTTCAAAATGAGCTTTTTGCAGAAGCTACCTGCTTATTCTCAGAATTGCGAGTCCATTGTGTTTTACCTCTGAATTCTACATATTCTATTCTTCTTGGAGCAGCAGGTACACTGTCATATCTTGATCAGGGAAAGCAGTTCCATTGCATGCTGATAAAAACATTATATGAATTTGACTTGATTCTTGAGAATTCTTTGATCTCAATGTATGCAAAATGTGGGGAGATAGGCGATGCACACATCATATTCTCAAATATGACTTCTCGGGATTTAATTTCTTGGAATTCCATGATCATGGGGTTTTCACATCATGGGCTGGCAAATGAAGCCCTCAAGATCTTTGAAGACATGCTTAGATCTGGGGCCCACCCAAATCCCGTTACTTTCTTGGGTGTCCTGTCAGCATGTAGCCATGCAGGGCTGGTCAGTCGAGGGTGGGAGTTATTTAATGCCATGAGTGATGTTTATGCAATTCAAAAAGGTTTAGAGCATTATATTTGCATGATTAATCTTTTGGGCCGAGCTGGGAAACTAAAAGAAGCAGAGGAGCTAGTCCTTAGACTACCTCTTGAACCAGATCGTGCCGTTTGGGGTTCATTGCTTGGAGTATGTAGTTTTCATGAGACAACTACCGAGATTGCTAGACGTGCAGCCCAACGACTCTTTGAGCTGGATCCTTTAAATGCAGCTGCCCATGTGGTTCTCTGTAACATATACAGAGCAAAGGGGTGGCATGTTGAGGGGACAATGATAAGAAAGAAGATGCAACTGGAGGGTGTCAAAAAGGTTCCTGGCTGCAGTTGGATTCTGCTGAAAGGGAAGGCTCATGTTTTCCTGTCTGGAGATAAAATACCCCCCCAAGTGGATGTGATGCTATCTGTTTTACATGGGACAGCAAGTGAATCATAA
- the LOC109004611 gene encoding pentatricopeptide repeat-containing protein At1g32415, mitochondrial isoform X1: protein MCAVSSRSFQLYSLSKSSTRLQCRFIYVRRFKTQITFSKTDYPKLTNNDSQLLHFLSEHSLPDARNMLEELPVGERHGRIRLWTSFLSKFSKSGFVDEARALFNIMPERNVVTYNAMLSGYVQSGRLSEACSFFGEMPERNVVSWTIMLCGLADAGRIDNARRLFEVMPERNIVSWNSMLAGLIRNKDLEEASLVFQLMPDKNIVSWNAMIAGYVENGRIEDAKALFDEMEEKNVVTWTSMMAGYCRVGNVDEGYSLFQRMPERNIVSWTAMISAFTRNSLYTEALLLFLEMSGDFEIKPNGETFISLAYACAGAGFARLGMQLHAQLIIKSWDHDDYDGRLHRSLIHMYSTFGMMDFAHSIFMKNPDKRSYNSMINGYIRTAQLEKAQHLFEMVPIRDKISWTSMIKGYFDVGQVSKACYLFHNMPQRDAVAWTAMISGLVQNELFAEATCLFSELRVHCVLPLNSTYSILLGAAGTLSYLDQGKQFHCMLIKTLYEFDLILENSLISMYAKCGEIGDAHIIFSNMTSRDLISWNSMIMGFSHHGLANEALKIFEDMLRSGAHPNPVTFLGVLSACSHAGLVSRGWELFNAMSDVYAIQKGLEHYICMINLLGRAGKLKEAEELVLRLPLEPDRAVWGSLLGVCSFHETTTEIARRAAQRLFELDPLNAAAHVVLCNIYRAKGWHVEGTMIRKKMQLEGVKKVPGCSWILLKGKAHVFLSGDKIPPQVDVMLSVLHGTASES, encoded by the coding sequence ATGTGTGCCGTTTCTTCCAGAAGCTTTCAGCTTTATTCTCTCTCAAAATCCTCAACTAGACTTCAATGCCGTTTCATTTATGTTCGTCGCTTCAAAACCCAGATCACATTTTCCAAGACCGATTACCCGAAACTCACTAACAATGACTCACAACTGCTCCATTTCCTTTCCGAACATAGTCTTCCGGATGCACGTAATATGCTTGAAGAATTGCCTGTTGGAGAACGGCATGGCCGAATCCGTCTTTGGACTTCGTTTCTGTCGAAGTTCTCGAAGAGTGGCTTTGTTGATGAAGCCCGGGCTCTCTTCAATATCATGCCTGAGAGGAATGTTGTTACTTATAATGCGATGTTGTCTGGGTACGTGCAGAGTGGGAGGTTGAGTGAGGCTTGTTCGTTCTTTGGCGAGATGCCGGAAAGGAATGTTGTGTCGTGGACTATAATGCTTTGTGGGTTGGCGGATGCAGGGAGGATAGACAATGCACGGAGGTTATTTGAGGTGATGCCAGAAAGGAATATTGTGTCTTGGAATTCCATGTTGGCAGGGTTGATTAGGAACAAGGATTTGGAGGAAGCAAGTCTGGTTTTTCAACTAATGCCAGATAAGAACATAGTTTCTTGGAATGCCATGATTGCAGGGTATGTTGAGAATGGTAGAATAGAAGATGCAAAAGCATTGTTTGATGAAATGGAAGAGAAGAATGTGGTCACTTGGACCAGCATGATGGCTGGTTACTGTAGGGTGGGTAATGTGGATGAGGGGTATAGTCTGTTTCAAAGAATGCCTGAGAGGAACATTGTCTCTTGGACAGCCATGATCAGTGCATTCACTCGGAATAGCTTATATACAGAGGCTTTGTTACTTTTTCTTGAAATGAGTGGGGATTTTGAAATAAAACCAAATGGAGAGACTTTCATTTCACTTGCCTATGCTTGTGCAGGTGCAGGTTTTGCTCGTCTTGGCATGCAATTGCATGCTCAACTGATTATTAAAAGTTGGGACCATGATGATTATGATGGCAGGCTACATAGGAGCCTCATTCACATGTACTCTACTTTTGGTATGATGGACTTTGCACActctatttttatgaaaaacccAGATAAACGTTCTTATAATTCTATGATCAATGGCTATATTCGTACAGCGCAGCTCGAAAAGGCTCAACATTTGTTTGAAATGGTACCCATCCGAGATAAGATCTCATGGACTTCTATGATTAAGGGCTATTTTGATGTTGGCCAAGTATCGAAGGCGTGTTATCTGTTTCATAATATGCCTCAAAGAGATGCAGTTGCGTGGACTGCAATGATTTCAGGACTTGTTCAAAATGAGCTTTTTGCAGAAGCTACCTGCTTATTCTCAGAATTGCGAGTCCATTGTGTTTTACCTCTGAATTCTACATATTCTATTCTTCTTGGAGCAGCAGGTACACTGTCATATCTTGATCAGGGAAAGCAGTTCCATTGCATGCTGATAAAAACATTATATGAATTTGACTTGATTCTTGAGAATTCTTTGATCTCAATGTATGCAAAATGTGGGGAGATAGGCGATGCACACATCATATTCTCAAATATGACTTCTCGGGATTTAATTTCTTGGAATTCCATGATCATGGGGTTTTCACATCATGGGCTGGCAAATGAAGCCCTCAAGATCTTTGAAGACATGCTTAGATCTGGGGCCCACCCAAATCCCGTTACTTTCTTGGGTGTCCTGTCAGCATGTAGCCATGCAGGGCTGGTCAGTCGAGGGTGGGAGTTATTTAATGCCATGAGTGATGTTTATGCAATTCAAAAAGGTTTAGAGCATTATATTTGCATGATTAATCTTTTGGGCCGAGCTGGGAAACTAAAAGAAGCAGAGGAGCTAGTCCTTAGACTACCTCTTGAACCAGATCGTGCCGTTTGGGGTTCATTGCTTGGAGTATGTAGTTTTCATGAGACAACTACCGAGATTGCTAGACGTGCAGCCCAACGACTCTTTGAGCTGGATCCTTTAAATGCAGCTGCCCATGTGGTTCTCTGTAACATATACAGAGCAAAGGGGTGGCATGTTGAGGGGACAATGATAAGAAAGAAGATGCAACTGGAGGGTGTCAAAAAGGTTCCTGGCTGCAGTTGGATTCTGCTGAAAGGGAAGGCTCATGTTTTCCTGTCTGGAGATAAAATACCCCCCCAAGTGGATGTGATGCTATCTGTTTTACATGGGACAGCAAGTGAATCATAA
- the LOC118349600 gene encoding uncharacterized protein LOC118349600 translates to MRAMMRKERKRKKRKKKVVQSKPDVKGVLVMNEDPVWQKPVNLEEENNDDPADEEKPQVDEDIEVKRMKRLEQLKAMGPYNATSEDGSGWVSLSPKAANSTDPNSDMSPPRKSAVRNDTPSPDMN, encoded by the exons ATGAGAGCAATGATgaggaaggaaaggaaaagaaaaaagaggaagaagaaggtcGTCCAAAGTAAACCAGATGTAAAAGGTGTTTTAGTCATGAATGAAGATCCAGTTTGGCAGAAACCAGTTAATCTTGAAGAGGAAAACAATGATGATCCAGCTG ATGAAGAGAAGCCACAAGTTGATGAGGACATTGAGGTTAAGCGGATGAAGAGGCTTGAACAACTAAAGGCTATGGGTCCATATAATGCCACATCAGAGGATGGAAGTGGttgggtttctctctctccGAAAGCCGCTAATTCTACTGACCCAAATTCTGATATGTCACCACCACGTAAGTCGGCAGTCCGGAATGACACACCTTCACCGGACATGAACTGA